One window of the Oncorhynchus tshawytscha isolate Ot180627B unplaced genomic scaffold, Otsh_v2.0 Un_contig_3603_pilon_pilon, whole genome shotgun sequence genome contains the following:
- the LOC121843747 gene encoding coiled-coil domain-containing protein 146-like, translated as MMAVVSELSMRQASAMTLQQELKERELFLDTCHRRLDQGLPPSEDLEQEWQHILRDEQRRQADQQEKDRLVEEEERSQLPSGVYTTAEARPNAYIPWGHPAPAQALRSPGPLQTLRARHQHQTHSQA; from the exons ATGATGGCCGTGGTGTCTGAGTTGTCGATGCGCCAAGCCAGCGCCATGACCCTGCAGCAG GAGCTGAAGGAGAGGGAGCTGTTCCTGGACACCTGCCACCGGCGCCTGGACCAGGGTCTGCCCCCCTCTGAAGACCTGGAGCAGGAGTGGCAACACATCCTCAGGGATGAGCAGCGCAGACAGGCCGACCAGCAGGAGAAAGACAGG ctggtggaggaggaggagaggtcccAGCTCCCTAGTGGGGTGTACACCACGGCCGAGGCCCGACCCAACGCCTACATCCCCTGGGGACACCCTGCCCCTGCCCAAGCCCTACGGAGCCCTGGCCCCCTTCAAACCCTCCGAGCCCGGCACCAACATCAGACACATTCGCAAGCCTGA